The following proteins come from a genomic window of Nicotiana tomentosiformis chromosome 12, ASM39032v3, whole genome shotgun sequence:
- the LOC138902287 gene encoding uncharacterized protein, translating to MAVIIRSGRGRNAPTSSQRQLIDDDNVMQEEDIPNNVVQPNVDFRIINDGSVEETQEEVNPSRERIIDISKSVVQKAKAPLLKPPPPYPQRIAKKTVENQFKKFIQMMKSLSINVPLVEALEQIPGYAKLMKDLVIKKRSMNFETIKITHQVSAIVHSMDPKLEVPGAFTSPCTVGSADFAKALCDLGASINLISYSVFKTLGIGKPRPTSMRLQMDDRTMKRPFRVIEDVLVCVQKFIHPRDFR from the coding sequence atggcagTTATCATAAGAAGTGGAAGAGgcaggaatgcacccacctcgagtcaaaggcaacttattgatgatgataatgtgatgcaagaagaagatatcccgaacaatgtggtgcaacctAATGTTGATTTTCGGATCATTAATGATggtagtgtggaagagactcaagaggaagtgaacccatctagggaacgCATTATTGACATATCGAagtcggtagtgcaaaaggctaaggcaccattgcttaagcctccacctccataccctcaaagaatcgccaagAAAACTgttgagaatcaattcaagaagttcattcaaatgatgaagagtctctcaatcaatgtgccattagttgaagcattGGAACAAATACCCGGTTATGCAAAGcttatgaaggatcttgtgataaagaagaggtcaatgaattttgagaccattaaaatcactcatcaagtgagtgcaattgttcatTCAATGGATCCTAAGTTGGAGgttcccggtgctttcacgagtCCTTGTACAGTTGGAAGTGCCgactttgctaaagctctttgtgatcttggggcaagtatcaacttgATTTCCTATTCGGTTtttaagactttgggaattgggaaaccaagacccacctctatgagattgcaaatggatgatcgtactatgaagaggccTTTCAGAGTGATCGAAGATGTTTTAGTTTGTGTTCAAAAATTCATTCATCCGAGGGATTTCAGATAA